The Candidatus Omnitrophota bacterium DNA window CAGCTTTTCAAGGAATTGGCGTTCACCGTGACCTTTTCACTGATAGGGTCATTATGGGTCGCATTGACGCTGATCCCTCTTTTAAGCTGTAAGCTCGGCGGGGACAGCAAAGAAGCGGCAAAAGGCGCCGCGGCGTTCGCCGGCGGAGAGAAATGGAAACAGATGCTTACGCGGTACGAAAAGATGCTGCGGTTCTTCCTGGATCATAAGGGTATAGGCTTATTCTGTGTGTTTCTCATATTCCTGGCAAGTTTTGGGCTTTTCGGCGGGCTTGAAAAAGAATTGATGCCAAAAACCGACCAGGGACAGTTCGTGATAAAGGTCGATATGCCGGTAGGGACCAAGTTGGACGATACGGATAAGGTCGTCAGGCTGATAGAGGACCAGGCCATGAAGGTCCCGGAAGAGGAATCCGTGAGTTCGGTGATCGGGTCCACTTCAGGCGATTCGGCGAAGGACCTCATAACAAGGCTGGGGTCGCATCAGGGAGAGATAATTGTGAACCTTAAGGAGAAAAGAAAAACGACCACGGGGGATGTCGTGGTGGCGCTTAAGGAAAAAGTTTCCAGGCTGAGGGAGGCGAAGGCGGCCAACATAGAGTTTTCCATGCAACAAGGCATGATCTCGGGGGCATTTGGATCTTCAGGAAAGCCCATCATGGTAGAGATCAAGGGCGAAAAAATGGAGGTAATGGAAAGCATCGCCAAAGAAGTCGAAAAAAGGCTTGAGAAGATAGACGGTATTTTCGGGATAGAGGATGATATCCCGGAACCTTCCCCGGAAATAAGGGTGAATATCAACAAAGATAAAGCCGCCTTGTATAACATTTCCGTGGTGGATCTGGCAAGGATAGCTCAAATGGTCCTCAGGGGATATATATCGTCACAGTTCAAGGAAAAAGGGCGAGAGGTCGATATCAGGGTGCGGATGAGCGAGAAAGACAGGGATTCTTACGCCAAGCTCCACAGGATAAAGATAAGCGCGCCCGGAGGAACACAGGTCCTGCTGTCTAAACTTGCCGAATTCACGCGTGGCAAGGGCCCCAGCGAGATAAAAAGGCTGGGGCAGGAGCGTACCATGACGGTCTCGGCCAACGTTATCGGCCGAAAACTTTCGGATGTTTTCGGCGAGGTAGAAAAGAGCCTGAAAGCCATGCAAAAACCGAGTGGGTATGTCGTGAAACTTACGGGTGAATCCGAGGAAATGAAAAAGTCCTTTAACAGCCTCAGGTTCGCGCTTATACTTTCCATTGTTCTCGTATACATGATAATGGCAGCGCAATTCGAGTCGTTGTCGCAGCCGTTGATCATACTTTTCACTGTGCCGTTATCGCTCATAGGCGTCCTTGTCGCGCTTTACGTAACGAATACATCTATAAGCGTGGTCGCTCTTCTTGGGGTCATAATGCTGGGCGGTATAGTCGTCAATAACGGTATAGTCCTGATCGATTACACGAACATCCTTATGGCCCAGGGAAAAGAGATGAAAGAAGCCGTAATTGAAGCCAGCCTTGCCAGGTTAAGGCCGATAATCATGACCGCGCTCACGACGGTACTTGGTCTTTTCCCGATGGCCCTGGCTGTCGGAAGAGGGTCTGAACTCAGGGCTCCCATGGCGGTAAGTGTAATGGGCGGGCTTATGGTGTCCACTTTCCTTACCCTTGTGGTGATCCCTTCCATATTTGTTCTTGAGCATGAAATAAGGAACAGGATACGGAAAGTATCAGTGAAATGAGCGGCGGGATGATCTCTACGTGTCTCTGGCGGCCATGTCCCCGCGCTCATGGAAAGATAGAAATATGAGCCTATCCAGTTTTTCCATAAAAAAACCTATTACCACGATAATGATATTTACCGCCCTGTGCCTTATGGGGGTCATATCGCTTACACGTCTTCCGGTAGAGCTTTACCCGGATGTCTCCTTCGGCCAGATAAGTATCATCATGTACATACGCGGCGGCATACCTCCGACCGAGGTCGAGACAATGGTGACCAAACCGATAGAGGAGGCAATAAGTACGGTCTCTCACCTGGAGCGTGTCCTGTCCATATCCAAGGAAGGGGAAGCTACGGTCGTTCTGAGTTTTGACCGTGGCATAGACATGCAGCTTGCCGCGATGGAGGTTCGGGAAAAGTTCGCCAAAGTGAAAGAAAAGATGCCCAAAGAGGCGGAAAAACCCATCATCGCGCAGTTCTCCCAGACAGACGTGCCGATAGTCATATTCGCGGTCACGAGCAGGAAGAAGACAACGGAGGAATTGCGCAAGATCGTCGACGAGAATATCAAGGAGAGGATAAAAAGGATAAACGGCGTGGCCAATGTCGAGGTCGGCGGGGGCAGGGAGCGCAAGATAATAATAGAAGCGGATGAACAGGCGCTTAAAAGATACGCGGTTTCGCTTAACAGGCTTATATCCGCGCTGGGCGCGAACAATCTTAACCTGTTAACGGGAGAACTCGAGAAAGAGGACAAAAAGGTCCTTATAAGGGCCATCGGCCAATATGTTACCGTTGAGGATATCAAGTCAACGGTCGTATTGTCCAGGCCCGACGGTTCAACGGTCAGGGTGCGTGATCTTGCCGATGTAAAGGATTCCTATCTGGAGCCGCAGACGTATGCCAGGATAAATATCAAGCCCATTGTGTCCGTGTATGTCCAGAAGGAATCCAAGGCCAATACCATAAAGGTATCGCAGGCCATCCTGGAGGGTGTCGAAGAGTTGAGGACGATCCTGCCGGATGATATAGAGCTCATTGTTACAAAGAACCAGGCAGAGTTCATCCGGACGTCCATATCTAACTTGAAAGACTCACTTTTAAGGGGCGCCGCGATGATCATTTTCATACTCATGCTTTTCATGGGTAAACTCGGGAGGCACGCGGCTTATATAGTTCCGGTAGGACTGGGCGTGTCCGTTTTCGCGCCTCCGCTGTTCCTCTATGTACTGCTGATCGGACTTGTGGGGTTTCTCTTATTGTTCAAAAGTTACCGGCCCATATTCATTGTAGCGGTCTCGATCCCTATCTCGCTCATAGTAACGTTCGGTCTTATGGATATGTCGAACATGTTCGTGCCCGCGATAATGGACCTCACGATAAACTTCATAACCCTTTTCGGGCTCGCGCTGGGCGTCGGGATGCTGGTCGATAATTCCATAGTTGTTTTCGAGAATATCGTGACAAAGAGCGAACAAGGCCTGGACCAGGTTGAGGCGGCGATAAATGGAAGTACTGAGATGAATGTGGTAATATTCGCATCCACCCTGACAACGGTCATCGTGTTCCTCCCGATGCTTTTTGTGAGTAAATCCATGAGCCTTTTGTACGGGGGCGTGGCATGGACCGTTACTTTTTCCCTGTGTGTGTCGCTGTTCGTCGCGCTGATGATAGTGCCGCTCATGAGCTCCAGGGTAAAGGTGGCGGAAAAAGGAGGTATGTCCCAGGAGGTCAAGGAAGGGTTCCTCAAACCATTCTACGCGTTGCAGGAAAAAGCGCTTTTTTTCGTGTTCCGCAGGCGTTTTATGATAATAGGAATAGCCACGTTCCTGTTCTTCGTGGCCATGTTCATTTATGGAAAACTGGGCAAAGAATACCTGGGGACCACGGAACAGAACAAGTTCACGGTATTCATAGAGCTGCCCACGGGAGCAAAGCTCGATTCGAGTGATGATATCGTAAGGAATGTGGAGGAGATATTGCGAGAAGTGCCGGAAGTGAAGAGCTTTACCGCCAGGGTAGAAGGCTGGTCGAGCAAGGTGTATGTCGACCTGGTCGGGCTGAAATCCAGGAAAAGATCGGTGGCGGAGGTCATAGAAAGCCTGCGGCCCAAGGTGGAGAGGCTGCAGCCGGCGTTCATATATTTCGAGGAAGAACAGGAAGTCGGGACAAAGGAAATAATCCTTAACGTTTTTGGGCATGATTACGAGATATTAAGGGAAATAGCCATAGCGATAACCACAAGGATGGGTCGTGTCCCTTATTTTACGGACACCAAGATACGTATGCGTGAAGGAAGACCGGAACTAGATCTCAGGATAGATAAGCAAAAAAGCGCGCATTTCAACTTTAACACCAAAGATGTGGCTGATATGGTGCACGCTAAGGTCCGCGGTGTAAGGGCAACGATGTTCCATACCAGGTCCGCCGAGGTGGAAACGATCGTCAGGATGAAGGAAAAGGACCGGCGTACCGTCAAGGATATACATTCCCTTTCGGTTTCCAAGGCTGGGGACGACAGGGTCGCGCTTGACCAGATAGTGGATTTTGAGTATGGCCTTGGTCCGAGTGAGATCTGGAGGAAAGACAGGGCCCGGATGATACAGGTGAGCGCGAACGTTGGGGAACTATCATTGGGGCAGGCCGCGCAAATATTGGACAAGGAACTTGTGGACCTGAAGCTCCCGGAAGATTATTTTTATGAGATAGGAGGGGATTACCCTACTCTGATGAAGACCCAGAGTGAATTCGGGATGACGATCGTGGTCATCATAGTCCTGATCTACCTGGTTCTGGCGTCCATATTCGAGTCTTACAGGCAGCCGTTCATAATAATGGTGACCGTGATGCTCGCTACCATAGGCGCGATAGGGGCTTTGTATATGACAAAGACCACCGTGGGTATGGGGGCCCTGATCGGGATGATGATGCTTGCGGGTATAGTTGTGAACAACGGTATTATACTGGTCGAACATGCTAATGAGCTTAAGGTCCAGAGGCGGAATATGTTCAGGATACTTATACAGGCCGCCAGGGACCGGTTAAGACCTGTTCTTATGACCACCGGGACCACCATATTCGGGCTTCTGCCCATGGCGTTGGACAAAAGTGAGGGGTCCAATCTATGGAATCCCCTGGCTATAACGGTTATTGGCGGGCTTTTGTTCTCTACGCCGCTCACGCTTGTCATGGTCCCGGCCATATACTCCATATTTGAGCAGTTCGGGTCGATAGTTAGAAAGGCTTTTACGAAAGAAAGCCTAAAGAGGGGGATAGTGAACATACCGAAATACTTCAAGCTGGTCATTGCCAGCCTGCCATTCCGCGCGACAAAGGACATAGAAGAAAAGCCACCCGAAGACGATGAGTTCATATAGTTCATAACTTGTTATGGGACAAAAACTTAGCCGGACAGGCGTATTTATTGCCTGTCCGGCTTTTTATATGTCCTAGAATCAGACCCTGTTAGTATCAAAAAATTTACCTTTAATGCGTTGACTCATTATTACTATATGATATAATTAAATAATCAACATTATATTGTTAAGTTTAAAAAAGTTAGAAAATATCAGGTTTAGGCGTGATGTGCTTTTATAATTGTGTATTATCTAATAGTTACAAGAAAACATTGAGAAGACGTTAGCAAATAAAAAGCCGGTTATTTCCAATTGACCCGTGACCAAAAAATGCTATACTATATCAGGGTTAAGTAATAACAAAGTTTGTTAAAATACAGGAAGGTATGCTATGAATAACAATAGCTTAGCTAGGGTTATCCCGAGCGGAGATGCAAAAAAAGGTTTTGCGCAGAACCTGCATCCGGCTGGGGAGACAAACGAGAACGATTATAGTGTGGTTGGGTGGAAGCATCGCCACCGGACCCTGATACGATGCGTAAGCATCGTCCTTTCCGTACTTATGGTACACCAGCAAGCAGGCTGGGCCGAGAATGGCAGGCCGGTCTGGACGCAGGCGAACCCATACTCCGCCGAATACGAACAAGGGCTCAGGATCAATGAGATAAATATCCCCTACGATGTGGCCGAAACCCAGGAAACCGTAATGAACGGCGGCGAGGATGTCATAATACATGTGCAGGACGCACATGAATCTTTATCTGCGCAGTATTCCATAGTTAACCTTCTTGATTCACTTGTCACGAACTACGACCTGGACCTTATCGCCGTCGAGGGTGGGAGCGGCGCCATCAATACCGCCATATTAAGCTCGTTCCCGGACAAAAAGATCAGGGACGAAGGCACCGCATCCCTCATGAGCGAAGGCCTGATAGGTGCCGGGGAATTTTTCGCCATTACACGCGATAATGACGAGGTCGAGCTTTTTGGCGTGGAGAATAGCGATCTTTACCAGAAGAACCTCGACAGTTTCAGGCGTGTAGCGGGCGATCGAGCTCGACGGGTCGAGAACGTGAACGGTCTACTCTCCCAGATCGGGGCTATGGAAAAGGCCATATGCTCGAAAGAACTCGCGGAACTTAACGACAAATGCCTGGAGCACAAGGAAGGACGACTTTCTTTTACCGACTATTGGCAATTCATGAGTACAGCTGCCGATAAGTACGGAGCTGATTACTCGGACGATAAAGAGCTGGGTAAACTTGCGGGATCCGTAGAAATGGAGAAAGAGATAGATTTCGATAAAGCCAACAGGGAGAGAAGGCTTCTGATCGACGCGCTTACCAGGACAATAGCCAAAGATGAGCTGGAGAAGCTAGTCCTGAGGTCGCTGGCTTTCAAGAATTCCAAATTGTCCCAGGCCGAATACCACAAATATCTCATATCTCTCGCTGAGGAGTACAAAATACCTTCGGAAGATTACCAGGACCTCATAAGGTTCGCCAGATACGTGGCGCTTTTCGAGTCGGTGGAGTTGCTCCAGTTGTACAGGGAACTGGAAGGCCTTGAGGACAAAGTAAGGGAAAAATTATACCGCAACGAGGACGAAAGAACTCTCAATAAAATGACAAGACTGGTAAGGCTCCTTAAAAGCCTATACAGCATGGAAATATCCAATCACGAGTATATCCAGATAAGGGACCATTACACGGAATACACCCCCGCGTCTTGCGCGTCGTTCATTAAAGATAAATGCCTTAAATATGGTGTTGCCGTAAACGGCGGATATGATCTCGGTGAGGTGTTCAATGAGGTCGAGGACGCTCTCGGGTTCTATGAGGACGCTGAGGCCAGGAATAACGCCATTATAGCCAATACCCTCATGGATATGAAGAAAAAGGACAAGCATGTCGCCGCGCTTATAACCGGCGGATACCATACAGAAGGCCTTACCGAGCTTATGCGGAAGAACCACCTGTCATATCTTGTAGTGGTCCCGAAGTTCGAGAGAGGGAAAGAAAGACCTTATGTGGCCGTATTGACCAATAAGGGGAGCGACTATAAGAAACTGCTTGATGCCGCGCGGTACGAGATATCCGTGGAACTCCTTTCCGATCTTATGGAAAAGGACATAATGGCGCTGAAAAAAGGGTGTTATGATTTTGTCGCACGATCAGCGCAGACTTTTGGGGCCAGGGAAGCCAGACAGCTCATAGGGAAATGGAAAGAGGCCTACAGGGGCAGGTACAAAGCCGATTATTCACTTACGCCTGAGGATTTTGACGCGTTCATGGACGGGATATATGTAGCGCAAATGGGCAGGGACACGGTCATCGCCGACAAGGATGGCCTTTTCATAGCTGTGGTAAAGGACGGAGAGCTTGAGAAGTTCGAGGCACCTTCGCGGTCGCAGAGAGAGGCGATCGCCCGTCAGATGCAACGCGAGGGCGTGCCCGAAGAAGAACTTATAGGAGAAAGGCTCACCGCGCTCGAGACGACCGTACAGGACCTTCGTTTCGACGCCGTGGCCGAAAGCATACTGGATGGAGTGCTGGCCGGCAGGATACGAGTGAATGATACGGATATGGAAAATGAGGAGTTGAGGGAAAAGGCCGCCGCGCGCCTTAGAAGCAAAGGCATAGAGGTAACGGACGCCAACATAGATACTGTTATCGGTAAAGTTAACGTGATGATCGCGGAAAAAGGCATACAAATAGCGCCGGAAGAACCGGCCCCGGTGGTCGAAGCGGAGATAGTCGCTGTCGAAGAGCCGGAAGTAGCCGTGACCGTGACCGTGACCGAGCGTGAGATCATATCCGAGATCGACAGGGTGATGGATCTGGCGATAGTATCGCCGGGAACCGCCGCGGATGAGCTGGCCGGGACGCTGGAAGACCTCAACGCGAATTCAACCGCCGGGCAAATGGCTGTTGACGAAGTGGCGGGGAGAATAGACGCCGTGAGAATGCTTGTCGCCGATAACGCGTCGGCCGCAAAAATAATCGCGGATGCCGGGCGTGAACGCGCGGATGTTATCTTGAACGCTTTGTCAGACCGGGATGTGCGCGTAACGCTCGACGGGAACGTGATAGCGGCCGTGGATCTGGCCAGCCTTGTTCCGGGGTCTTTCGTGATATCGGAAAGAAGCGCGCAAAGGGGCGGGGAGATCGCACTTAAGATCACTGATCGCGCGCCTCCTTCGGGTCCAGGAATAAGCGGCGCCGTTGCTCTTTTGTTCTCGGCGATCATCGTAGCACAGCTCCTATCGTTACTAACGGGGTCTGCCGGTAATGCCGTTGATGGAATGGGCCAGGGCATGCCTATGATGGCTGGCCTGGGAGAAGCCGGCGGGATGATCTTCGTGGGAGTGTTCGTGGCCATGTTGCTTCTCCAGGCACCGATCATGTACCTTATCGAGAAGATACGCCACAGGGGGGAAGGCCTGTCGGTACCCAGAAGCAGGATGCTCAAATACGCCGTTCTTATGGTGCTAGCGAGTACCGCTGTTAGCACGCCGACCGCTTATATCGTCCAGAATAAATATTTCCAGCAGTATGTGCAAACGGCCCCGGCGGAAGTCGGAAAAGCCGAAGAAGCCATAGATTGGGCCGTGAGGTATACGGACAAGACCAAATATCATCACGGTGATTTTGAAGGCATCAAGAGGGCGAAGAACCTTCTTATACTGACCGCGGCTCTTGAATCAGGATTTGAGGAAAGGGTACAACGTGCCGGTGGTGCCGGCAGGGGCCTTTTCCAGATGGAACCCAAGACCGCCATAGATGTTATCCATAACATAAACTCAAAAGTGCATGACGACGCGTACAGGGCCTTCCGGGACCTTGGCCTGGACTCGAACGAAATATTTGACCTCTGCCGGGACGAGGAAGCCATGGGGCGCATGCTGGTGGAGAACGACAGGTTCGCCGCGCTTCTTGCAAGACTTATGTATACAAGAGTGAACGCCCCGCTTCCCGGTACATATACGGGATATTATAACTACTGGTACATGAACTACCATAAGGGGACAGGGGATAAGGGCCTTCATTTCTTCAGGACCTATTACAGACTCGAGGGTGTGCTCAGGACCATATTGCTTATGGCTGGCGGATATCTGTACTTTGCTACACGCGGAGCTCAACCCGCTGTTGAAGGCCATGTGGTACAAGCCAGTATTTTCTCTGTAGAGGGTCTTATCGGGCTTGTGGTCATAGCGGCCATAGTCTACGGCGTCCAGCACCTTATAAGGAAATATAAGGCGGGGACCGCGGAAGAAAAACCCGCGGAGGAAGTAGTTGTGGCGAAAAAAGAACAGCCCGTTACTGCGCCTGCCGAGGAAGGGCCTATAGCGATCGAGGCCGAGAAAAAGCCCGCGCGTAAGCCGGTGCCGGTCACGCCCGCTATGCGTAAGGAGATTAACGAACAGGCGTTAGTGTTCTTGAGGGACTCCTTCGTGGATAAAGGGCCGTTTACGCAATTCATGACCACCGTTCTGCAGCTTCAGATGATACTCGACACGCCGAATGAGAAGAACGCCGCCAGCCTTGAAAAAGGCATGGTAGCCGTCAGCCAGGCCAAGGTCTCGGCTGCGGTCTGGTTGAGCCGTATGATGGCTAAGGAAGGCGGTGTCGACGAGCTCAACGATATAATCGTGGTAGCTGAGATGCAATTGTTATCCATAAAGGAAGACGGCGATTTCGAAGAGAACCTGCAGGCGGAGATATTGCTTGATAACGCCAGAAAATTATCACGCCAGATAGAGGCGCACAGGCAAAAGGGCGATAACGTCGCTCCTTTGTGCGAGCAGATGGTCAAACTGCTCAGCGCTAATGTCCTTAAAAAAGCGAGATCCGAATATGAGGAGCTGCACCGCCAGGCGCATCCCAAAAGAGAAGACACTAAACAGGCTATTTCGAAGGTGGCCATGGCCATGGACCGTAACATGGCCGCGAAGAACCAGAAAGGACTGGCGGAAAATATTGCCGAAGCCAGGAAGATCATGACCCAGATAGCCAACGATGCCGAGATAAACTTGGCTATCCCCGCGAGGCTCCAGGACGGGTTCAGGCAGAGGATCTACCAGGCCGCTGCCGCTATGGCCGTGCTTGATATTATGGAAATGGACGCGATGCAGGCTACCGCAACTGACGGGAAAGAGTTCATACAAGCGGATATCGACCAGCTAACGTCCCGCGCGCACGGGCTTATGGCCGAGATCGAGAACGACGCGCTCTTATCCAAGATAAAGAACTTAAGGGAGGTTTCTGAACTCAGGGAACTTCTCGCGCAGCCTGGCCGGTCGGTCGCCGTTGGGGTCAGGACATCACCGGTGAAAATGCCAGGAGCCGCGACAGGCGAGGTGGTTTTCGCGGCGAATTTTGATCCGGACGGGAACATAGATCTTTCCGGGATGGATGAAAGATATGCCAGTCTTATGGGGAAAGTATTCACGGACCTCCGTCCAGCGATGGCGTCCCTTTCCAGTAAGGCCAGGGAAGATGGGAGAACGCTGGCTTTTGCCATGAGAAAAGGGTTGAAGCCGAAGCCGGGAGAGAAAATGGCAGGCGGGTTGCATGTAAACACTAACGACGGTGTTATAGAGATGGACGAGAATATCCTTGAAGGGATACTTTCTCTGGCGAGGACGTCCGACAAGCCTTGGATAAAATATGGGACCAGCGATTTCCTTCCGGGCCTGGCATGGTTGATCAACCATGAGATAGGACACGCCATCCTGGACAGCGACGACGTACAGGCCGAAGAAATGGCCCTTATGGTGAAGGATATCCATGATTTTCTCCTTATGGAAAGTACGTCCCAGGGCGCGCTTCTTTGGCTGATGTCCACGCGGAACAAGAATCTTATAGATGAATCCAATTTCGACGCTATCCTCCGCGCGGCGAGGAACGCTTTCGAGGCGGAGCGCTCAGAGAAGGGAATGGATCTTGATGTCGAAAAGGCCGCTAAGTCCCACGCGTTCGCCATGCTGAACCGCGCCAAATGGTATCTCGCTAAAACGCTTACGGGGTACCAGAAAGGCGTATCATCTCTGAGATTGACAGATGAATACGATGACCAGGGCGATCTCGTTAGCCGGGGCAAGAGGCCGCAAGTGGAAAAACTGTACGCGGAAGTAACGGCCATTATGTCGGAGATAAACAAGAAAGCGCGTCTCGCGCGCGCTATGGACAACCGGGAGGTCCTCGAAATACTGGGTATAAAAAC harbors:
- a CDS encoding efflux RND transporter permease subunit yields the protein MSLSSFSIKKPITTIMIFTALCLMGVISLTRLPVELYPDVSFGQISIIMYIRGGIPPTEVETMVTKPIEEAISTVSHLERVLSISKEGEATVVLSFDRGIDMQLAAMEVREKFAKVKEKMPKEAEKPIIAQFSQTDVPIVIFAVTSRKKTTEELRKIVDENIKERIKRINGVANVEVGGGRERKIIIEADEQALKRYAVSLNRLISALGANNLNLLTGELEKEDKKVLIRAIGQYVTVEDIKSTVVLSRPDGSTVRVRDLADVKDSYLEPQTYARINIKPIVSVYVQKESKANTIKVSQAILEGVEELRTILPDDIELIVTKNQAEFIRTSISNLKDSLLRGAAMIIFILMLFMGKLGRHAAYIVPVGLGVSVFAPPLFLYVLLIGLVGFLLLFKSYRPIFIVAVSIPISLIVTFGLMDMSNMFVPAIMDLTINFITLFGLALGVGMLVDNSIVVFENIVTKSEQGLDQVEAAINGSTEMNVVIFASTLTTVIVFLPMLFVSKSMSLLYGGVAWTVTFSLCVSLFVALMIVPLMSSRVKVAEKGGMSQEVKEGFLKPFYALQEKALFFVFRRRFMIIGIATFLFFVAMFIYGKLGKEYLGTTEQNKFTVFIELPTGAKLDSSDDIVRNVEEILREVPEVKSFTARVEGWSSKVYVDLVGLKSRKRSVAEVIESLRPKVERLQPAFIYFEEEQEVGTKEIILNVFGHDYEILREIAIAITTRMGRVPYFTDTKIRMREGRPELDLRIDKQKSAHFNFNTKDVADMVHAKVRGVRATMFHTRSAEVETIVRMKEKDRRTVKDIHSLSVSKAGDDRVALDQIVDFEYGLGPSEIWRKDRARMIQVSANVGELSLGQAAQILDKELVDLKLPEDYFYEIGGDYPTLMKTQSEFGMTIVVIIVLIYLVLASIFESYRQPFIIMVTVMLATIGAIGALYMTKTTVGMGALIGMMMLAGIVVNNGIILVEHANELKVQRRNMFRILIQAARDRLRPVLMTTGTTIFGLLPMALDKSEGSNLWNPLAITVIGGLLFSTPLTLVMVPAIYSIFEQFGSIVRKAFTKESLKRGIVNIPKYFKLVIASLPFRATKDIEEKPPEDDEFI
- a CDS encoding efflux RND transporter permease subunit yields the protein MGLPEFSTKKPVTTVMIFIGVMLFGFISLTKLPQELFPPITYPQLTVFTGYANAAPEEVETLLTKPIEEGVGTVSGLKMIRSISKEGVSLVIAEFDWDQNMDFASLRTREKVDLVKARLPRDSTEPLVVPFNPFEMPIMTISVTGNRSPVELRRIAKDTIKEELEKIDGVASASVEGGLEREILVAVDQGKMNAMGVSILDVSDAITNSNLNYPAGTIKESFYEYLIRTLGEFSTIDEIPEVVVKNNDEEPEQREMPYDKKLKERKSSSSPKMVAIKDIAEIKDTFKERSSYSRYNGKENVSVSIQKQAQANTMQVINRIRQSFDRLHKILPKDVKLQVIHDQSIFIKDAINGVRDAAFQGGILAFLVLLVFLRNVKSSAIVTLSIPISIMIVFTFMYFGGLSINMMSLGGLALGVGMLVDNAIVVMENIFRHREMGKPPEQAATEGAEEVSNAIVASTLTTIAVFLPMVFVVGVAGQLFKELAFTVTFSLIGSLWVALTLIPLLSCKLGGDSKEAAKGAAAFAGGEKWKQMLTRYEKMLRFFLDHKGIGLFCVFLIFLASFGLFGGLEKELMPKTDQGQFVIKVDMPVGTKLDDTDKVVRLIEDQAMKVPEEESVSSVIGSTSGDSAKDLITRLGSHQGEIIVNLKEKRKTTTGDVVVALKEKVSRLREAKAANIEFSMQQGMISGAFGSSGKPIMVEIKGEKMEVMESIAKEVEKRLEKIDGIFGIEDDIPEPSPEIRVNINKDKAALYNISVVDLARIAQMVLRGYISSQFKEKGREVDIRVRMSEKDRDSYAKLHRIKISAPGGTQVLLSKLAEFTRGKGPSEIKRLGQERTMTVSANVIGRKLSDVFGEVEKSLKAMQKPSGYVVKLTGESEEMKKSFNSLRFALILSIVLVYMIMAAQFESLSQPLIILFTVPLSLIGVLVALYVTNTSISVVALLGVIMLGGIVVNNGIVLIDYTNILMAQGKEMKEAVIEASLARLRPIIMTALTTVLGLFPMALAVGRGSELRAPMAVSVMGGLMVSTFLTLVVIPSIFVLEHEIRNRIRKVSVK